From a single Pseudomonas triticicola genomic region:
- a CDS encoding calcium-binding protein, protein MSYVFSDMEKSEIFNAANICKGMRLRSKQLQYDALKLAGASCAPLYQKLFDIIGEKVSDVAAADKEAGEVLKSARLWLAVAIDANGGNGAYSALIRGYTSRQGELRLNTIFSEDLMQLSSNQVAVNFINTLINGSLAGQLAPWTVPSISQIADIDASAIGEALFKEVCGEDDTAVKRNSGWSGTVGFSLLGGKRPYETWRLISAGDPDAEDGGPPIQAKPNRLDDYKNILFAIDAYSVGLRAAISNFGINPLQSLLSVVPEQINIALASGSVNPLIQHVVKGTPVAAVVELILRYGQNEFLDMFKRTHDGDSAAIPTTNETFASNAYAFFSAFSPEQSQSIVTRTIGEFGNANAWAKLAGEATPLGLALRNSLQQLSEVVIERADGYPDRNLELYDPHTGEGFITAQWLADRAQMLARLIARTQASFAEHSLQQFSYSDLASGKQAPMTTGVLNPLALFGDDGGRSFAGGANADHLYGGVGNDSIDGMAGHDFIEGGRGNDSLTGDDGNDELYGMAGDDVLIGGKGNDSLIGGEGNDRYEFASGDGIDEILDANADGQLWINGGPIPHLKRRAPLSNIWSTEDRSITLTLVENTLNIKYGEGDLVVIKNFQPGMLGIRLPEYEGQPLTAADLTLQGDWKAKDADPTVPGDQPSFDELGNVVLLPKVKQRNKADVLYGSAADDVILGLGGSDRLFGKAGDDRLFGDKQTTLEKAMADGDAKGKASRGDWLDGGQGDDLLIGTASRDVLLGGNDRDTLIGGAGDDVLSGDETTGALEQGWAVKRADVPIARGVTSHRAVYSKASINSAPEGGDDVLYGQGGKDIINGGWGEDLLDGGADDDFLKGDQGDDTLAGGSGNDVMLGDNLDWGGGLPSKHHGNDVLDGGSGDDRLAGNGGSDALYGGPGNDILQGDDGVLDGVEGDAAHFFGDDLLDGGSGDDTLWGGAGDDLLFGGEGHDDLIGDSPEHPVRYHGNDFLDGGAGDDTLRGMGGADTLAGGAGVDFLDGDVSDLQPGGSNNDVLQGGEGNDTLQGGFGADTLDGGAGDDILAGDYENSAEAEQNADYLHGGPGNDTLLGGGGNDTLLGGEGTDYLRGDSGDNVFDGGPGADVLDGMDGADIYYFGAGDGLDIVTDVGGRNIIRFGAGFCAQSLKADVIEVTVGTVLRLANGTGDAILIKNHEKWKSSTFTFSDGVVLDYADVLRKTLPPIEMSEPPVPEPVTAPATPESKVADPVKPDDVTAVAQGPVASVQAVNWTDEFLAQIQSKRSARKHATGFTLNEQGVWVRSHITTTDTGYTTHTELSEDSVDAGTLSETPPWMKADGGRAVVSERQSKTTTRVEHKPVKAEGEIASSSQAPRYYRSGSANGFSFNTGDVLVEDRKESGALEGWYVYPAASFSSGATVPKAFRWDVTTETIKRKIVHGNDAGGRVNVEVENVFHGGAGDDLIVAYAGSPLDYGTVGDRTPGAFLSAGAGDDTLLGSEGADYLLSGSGDDWLYGEDGADTYVVQAHAGATTTIADVLNPVFHRAEVGVAGWKDEYGLIDQDTVVLPAGAQRDALQLSWGAALIETSHVELEPNPDRAAYRNPPRAKMLHSTLDIQWGGTQKVRIVLPHNGELEGAGIELVKFADGSVASLKQLLESSQLGPAPETFHTGVIVNNPSRSTSLRDGRALPLVGGRGNDTISGAGEIRGMQGDDVLTGSPGDDLLLGGPGNDTLTGGAGNDIYRYDGLGRDVIINNGGGLDGIDFSERRLTIDNLKFHRERDDLVIVVDYGMAPKIRVSSHFAAGESAIGFIRVSEGTATQDYSATQIAERLHPLPPLRDVEDILIKGDDEAQRAMMEIIEFYELNV, encoded by the coding sequence ATGAGTTATGTATTCAGCGATATGGAAAAATCAGAGATTTTCAACGCAGCAAATATTTGCAAAGGAATGAGGCTGCGCTCAAAACAACTTCAGTACGATGCACTGAAATTAGCAGGGGCAAGCTGCGCACCCCTGTACCAAAAGCTATTCGACATTATTGGTGAAAAAGTTTCTGACGTTGCAGCTGCCGATAAAGAGGCTGGAGAGGTGCTGAAAAGCGCCAGACTCTGGCTTGCCGTGGCCATTGATGCCAACGGTGGAAACGGTGCCTACTCTGCCCTGATTCGTGGTTACACCTCCCGCCAGGGTGAACTCAGACTGAATACTATTTTCAGTGAAGACCTGATGCAGCTTTCATCCAACCAGGTTGCCGTCAACTTCATCAATACCCTGATCAACGGATCCCTTGCCGGTCAACTGGCACCCTGGACCGTGCCGTCAATCAGCCAGATCGCAGATATTGATGCCAGCGCGATTGGCGAGGCCCTGTTCAAGGAGGTTTGTGGGGAGGACGACACCGCCGTTAAGCGTAACTCTGGTTGGTCTGGAACAGTCGGATTCAGCCTGTTGGGCGGTAAACGTCCCTATGAAACGTGGAGACTGATCTCTGCGGGCGACCCGGATGCGGAAGATGGCGGCCCACCCATCCAGGCAAAACCCAACCGGCTCGACGACTATAAAAACATTCTCTTCGCCATCGACGCCTACAGCGTCGGCCTGCGAGCGGCGATCAGCAATTTCGGCATCAATCCACTGCAAAGTCTGCTATCGGTCGTACCCGAGCAAATCAACATCGCGCTGGCCAGTGGCAGTGTGAATCCGCTGATTCAGCATGTAGTCAAAGGCACGCCTGTTGCCGCCGTGGTCGAGCTGATCTTGCGCTACGGCCAGAACGAATTTCTCGACATGTTCAAGCGCACTCACGACGGCGATTCTGCTGCCATACCCACCACCAACGAAACCTTCGCCAGCAACGCTTACGCCTTCTTCTCGGCGTTCTCCCCAGAGCAGTCGCAAAGCATCGTCACCCGGACAATAGGCGAGTTCGGAAATGCCAATGCATGGGCAAAACTGGCAGGCGAGGCGACGCCGCTCGGTCTGGCGTTGCGCAATTCCTTGCAGCAACTCAGTGAAGTCGTCATAGAACGAGCCGACGGTTATCCCGACCGCAACCTCGAGCTTTACGATCCGCACACTGGCGAAGGCTTTATCACCGCGCAGTGGCTGGCGGATCGTGCGCAGATGCTCGCCCGTTTGATTGCCCGTACCCAAGCCTCGTTCGCAGAACACTCGCTGCAGCAGTTTTCCTACTCCGATCTCGCCTCAGGCAAACAGGCGCCGATGACCACCGGAGTGCTGAACCCGCTGGCCCTGTTCGGTGATGACGGCGGGCGATCTTTCGCCGGCGGCGCAAATGCCGATCATCTGTATGGCGGCGTGGGCAATGACTCCATCGATGGGATGGCCGGTCACGATTTTATTGAAGGTGGTCGCGGTAACGACTCGCTTACCGGAGATGACGGCAATGATGAGTTGTACGGGATGGCCGGTGACGATGTTCTGATCGGAGGAAAGGGGAACGACTCCTTGATCGGGGGCGAAGGCAACGACCGTTATGAATTCGCCAGCGGCGATGGCATCGACGAGATTCTTGATGCCAACGCCGATGGGCAACTGTGGATCAACGGCGGGCCGATTCCCCATCTCAAACGCCGCGCGCCTCTGAGCAATATCTGGTCTACCGAGGATCGGTCCATCACCCTGACGCTTGTTGAAAACACCCTCAACATCAAATACGGCGAGGGCGATCTGGTGGTGATCAAAAACTTCCAGCCCGGGATGCTTGGCATCCGCCTCCCTGAGTACGAGGGGCAGCCGCTCACTGCTGCAGATTTGACGCTCCAGGGCGACTGGAAAGCCAAAGACGCTGATCCCACTGTCCCCGGCGATCAGCCTTCCTTTGATGAGCTGGGCAACGTGGTGCTGCTGCCCAAGGTCAAACAGCGCAACAAGGCCGACGTACTTTACGGTTCCGCCGCAGACGACGTCATTCTCGGCCTGGGTGGTTCTGATCGATTGTTCGGCAAGGCTGGAGACGATCGGTTGTTCGGCGACAAGCAGACTACGCTCGAAAAAGCTATGGCCGACGGTGACGCCAAGGGCAAGGCAAGTCGCGGAGACTGGCTCGACGGCGGGCAAGGTGACGATTTGCTTATCGGTACGGCATCCCGAGACGTTCTGCTCGGTGGCAATGACCGGGATACCTTGATCGGCGGTGCTGGCGACGATGTGTTATCCGGAGACGAAACCACCGGTGCACTGGAACAAGGTTGGGCGGTCAAACGCGCTGACGTCCCCATAGCTCGCGGTGTAACCAGTCACCGAGCGGTCTATTCAAAGGCCTCGATAAACAGTGCGCCCGAGGGCGGTGACGACGTGCTGTACGGGCAGGGCGGCAAGGACATTATCAACGGCGGCTGGGGTGAGGACCTGCTTGACGGCGGAGCTGACGACGATTTTCTCAAAGGCGATCAAGGTGACGACACCCTGGCCGGTGGCAGCGGCAACGACGTAATGCTCGGCGACAACCTCGATTGGGGCGGTGGGCTACCCAGCAAACACCATGGCAACGATGTGCTGGACGGCGGTAGCGGTGATGACCGGCTCGCCGGTAACGGTGGCAGCGACGCGCTGTATGGCGGCCCTGGCAACGACATTTTGCAGGGTGATGACGGCGTACTGGACGGCGTCGAAGGCGATGCCGCGCATTTTTTTGGCGATGATCTGCTGGACGGTGGCTCCGGCGATGACACGCTCTGGGGCGGCGCTGGCGATGATTTGCTCTTCGGCGGCGAAGGCCATGACGATCTGATCGGCGATAGCCCTGAGCATCCGGTTCGCTATCACGGCAACGACTTTCTCGATGGCGGCGCGGGGGATGACACCCTGCGCGGCATGGGCGGCGCGGATACGTTGGCGGGTGGCGCAGGGGTGGATTTTCTCGATGGCGATGTGTCTGACCTGCAGCCGGGCGGAAGCAACAATGACGTGCTTCAGGGCGGCGAAGGAAACGATACGTTACAGGGTGGTTTCGGTGCCGACACGCTGGACGGCGGTGCGGGTGACGACATTCTTGCCGGCGATTACGAGAACAGCGCTGAGGCCGAGCAGAATGCCGATTATCTGCACGGTGGCCCAGGTAACGACACGTTGCTCGGAGGCGGTGGCAACGACACCCTGCTGGGCGGGGAAGGGACGGACTACCTTCGCGGCGATTCTGGCGACAACGTGTTTGATGGCGGTCCCGGTGCTGACGTGCTGGATGGCATGGATGGCGCTGACATCTACTATTTCGGCGCTGGCGACGGTCTGGATATCGTCACCGATGTCGGCGGCCGCAACATCATCAGGTTCGGTGCAGGGTTTTGCGCGCAAAGCCTGAAGGCCGACGTTATCGAAGTTACCGTCGGCACGGTGTTGCGACTGGCCAATGGCACGGGCGACGCGATACTCATCAAGAATCACGAGAAGTGGAAGTCTTCCACATTCACTTTCAGCGACGGCGTGGTACTGGATTACGCAGATGTCCTGCGCAAAACACTGCCACCGATAGAGATGTCCGAGCCACCCGTACCGGAACCTGTCACCGCCCCGGCAACCCCTGAAAGCAAAGTTGCGGATCCGGTTAAGCCAGACGATGTCACCGCTGTGGCGCAAGGCCCGGTGGCGTCTGTTCAAGCGGTCAACTGGACCGATGAGTTCCTCGCGCAAATCCAGTCAAAACGCTCCGCCCGCAAACACGCCACAGGTTTTACCTTGAATGAGCAAGGCGTTTGGGTGCGCAGCCATATCACTACCACCGACACCGGTTACACCACTCACACCGAGCTGAGCGAGGACAGCGTCGACGCAGGAACACTGTCGGAAACGCCGCCATGGATGAAGGCTGATGGCGGGCGAGCCGTAGTCAGTGAAAGGCAGTCGAAAACCACAACCCGTGTCGAACATAAACCGGTGAAAGCCGAGGGAGAAATCGCCTCCTCAAGTCAGGCGCCTCGCTATTATCGATCCGGCTCGGCCAACGGGTTTTCATTCAATACGGGCGACGTATTGGTGGAGGACCGAAAGGAATCCGGCGCGCTTGAAGGCTGGTACGTCTATCCGGCGGCAAGCTTCAGTTCGGGCGCAACAGTGCCCAAGGCGTTTCGCTGGGATGTCACGACTGAAACGATCAAACGCAAAATCGTCCATGGCAACGATGCCGGCGGGCGAGTCAACGTCGAAGTGGAAAACGTTTTCCACGGCGGCGCGGGAGACGATCTGATCGTCGCTTATGCAGGCTCCCCACTTGACTACGGCACTGTCGGCGACAGAACACCGGGCGCGTTTTTATCCGCCGGGGCGGGTGACGATACCTTGCTGGGCTCCGAGGGCGCCGACTATCTGCTCAGCGGCTCGGGTGATGACTGGCTCTACGGCGAAGACGGCGCCGACACCTACGTCGTGCAAGCGCATGCCGGGGCGACAACCACGATTGCGGACGTGCTCAACCCTGTTTTCCACCGAGCAGAAGTTGGCGTAGCGGGGTGGAAAGACGAGTACGGATTGATCGATCAGGACACGGTCGTTCTTCCCGCAGGCGCGCAGCGCGATGCACTGCAATTGAGCTGGGGTGCTGCGCTGATAGAGACCAGCCATGTCGAGCTGGAGCCCAACCCGGATCGCGCGGCTTACCGCAATCCGCCGAGAGCGAAAATGCTCCATTCGACGCTCGATATCCAATGGGGCGGGACGCAGAAAGTCCGCATCGTCTTGCCCCACAACGGTGAACTTGAGGGCGCCGGTATTGAGCTCGTCAAGTTCGCCGATGGGTCGGTCGCAAGTTTGAAGCAGCTCCTGGAATCGAGTCAGCTCGGCCCTGCGCCCGAGACTTTTCATACGGGTGTCATCGTCAACAATCCCAGCCGTTCAACCTCCCTGCGAGACGGACGAGCGCTGCCACTCGTGGGCGGTCGCGGCAACGACACGATAAGCGGCGCGGGGGAGATCCGAGGCATGCAAGGGGATGACGTGCTCACCGGCAGCCCCGGTGATGATCTGCTGCTGGGTGGGCCGGGCAATGACACGCTGACCGGCGGCGCTGGAAATGATATCTACCGATACGATGGCCTCGGCAGAGACGTGATCATCAACAACGGAGGCGGCCTGGACGGGATCGATTTTTCCGAGCGCAGGCTGACGATCGACAACCTCAAGTTTCATCGTGAGCGCGATGATCTGGTGATCGTGGTGGATTACGGCATGGCGCCGAAAATCCGGGTTTCCAGTCATTTTGCCGCTGGTGAAAGCGCTATTGGCTTCATAAGAGTCAGCGAAGGAACAGCGACGCAGGACTACAGCGCGACGCAAATTGCCGAACGTCTGCACCCGCTTCCGCCACTGAGGGATGTCGAGGATATTTTGATAAAGGGCGACGATGAAGCGCAGCGGGCGATGATGGAAATAATAGAGTTCTACGAACTGAATGTCTGA
- a CDS encoding glycosyltransferase family 4 protein: MKLLVIHQNFPGQFRHVVLAALERGDEVVAIGRDTASGVAGVQVHRYRATSRAPGNIHPYLIRYEQAVIDGQKVFEILGRLKRSGYQPDVIIAHPGWGETLFAKDVYADTPLIHYCEYYYRAQGADCGFDPEFRRATRESSRLRVLNSLHLLNLEQCDIAIAPTQWQRSLFPAAYRSAIRVIHEGVVQSSDLAKVGAVRLPNGIELKAGQPIVTYVARNLEPYRGFHSFMRAIPLVQAECPDAQIIVVGGDGVSYGSKPVGYPDWRSRMEAEVSFDHSRVHFTGKLPYQTYRAVLACSKVHVYLTYPFVLSWSLLEAMASGCVVVASDTAPVREVIVDGANGVLVDFFDHQGIAKSVSKVLKSAGEYDGLASAAKLTAGRFSVESGVSQYFEVFASAVSGHNEIPTVPQFEREV, encoded by the coding sequence ATGAAGCTACTGGTTATTCATCAAAATTTTCCCGGTCAGTTCCGTCATGTGGTGCTGGCAGCGCTGGAGCGCGGTGATGAGGTTGTGGCGATAGGCCGGGACACGGCATCGGGCGTCGCCGGTGTGCAAGTCCATCGATATCGAGCGACCAGCCGAGCGCCCGGCAATATTCACCCGTATCTGATCCGCTACGAACAAGCGGTGATCGACGGGCAGAAGGTTTTTGAAATTCTGGGCAGGCTGAAACGTTCGGGCTATCAGCCAGACGTGATTATTGCCCATCCCGGATGGGGAGAGACGCTGTTTGCCAAGGACGTCTATGCCGATACGCCGCTGATTCACTATTGCGAGTATTACTATCGAGCGCAGGGCGCCGATTGCGGGTTCGACCCTGAATTCCGCCGAGCTACAAGAGAGTCGTCACGGCTGCGCGTGCTCAACTCGCTGCATCTGTTGAATCTTGAACAATGTGATATCGCAATCGCGCCTACCCAGTGGCAGCGCAGCCTGTTTCCGGCCGCTTACCGGTCGGCGATTCGGGTCATCCATGAAGGTGTGGTTCAAAGTTCTGACCTGGCGAAAGTCGGGGCAGTCAGATTGCCCAATGGAATCGAGCTCAAAGCCGGACAGCCAATCGTTACCTATGTCGCCAGAAACCTTGAGCCTTATCGCGGCTTTCACAGTTTCATGCGAGCGATCCCGCTTGTTCAGGCCGAGTGCCCCGATGCGCAGATCATCGTGGTTGGCGGTGATGGTGTCAGTTATGGGAGTAAGCCGGTCGGGTACCCGGATTGGCGCAGCAGAATGGAGGCAGAAGTCAGTTTCGATCACTCCAGAGTGCATTTCACAGGGAAACTTCCTTACCAGACTTACCGCGCGGTTCTCGCATGTTCCAAAGTCCATGTTTACTTGACGTATCCGTTTGTCTTGTCGTGGTCGTTACTGGAGGCGATGGCGTCCGGTTGTGTGGTTGTTGCGTCGGATACGGCTCCGGTAAGGGAAGTCATTGTCGATGGGGCTAATGGCGTGTTGGTGGATTTCTTCGACCATCAAGGAATTGCCAAAAGTGTAAGCAAGGTTTTGAAGTCGGCAGGTGAGTACGATGGTCTTGCCAGCGCCGCGAAGTTGACGGCAGGTCGGTTCAGTGTGGAATCGGGCGTGAGCCAATACTTTGAGGTTTTTGCAAGCGCGGTATCCGGGCATAACGAAATACCAACCGTTCCGCAGTTTGAGCGGGAGGTTTGA